One genomic segment of Brassica napus cultivar Da-Ae chromosome A3, Da-Ae, whole genome shotgun sequence includes these proteins:
- the LOC125606866 gene encoding endochitinase At2g43610 produces MATHNVLLKNALMIFLFTLTIMTETAFSQNCGKTGCKGNMCCSRWGYCGTTNAYCGTGCQSGPCKSKPKPTPTPSGSGGLNAGPRGTIASVVTPAFFNGIMSKVGRGCPAKGFYTRQAFIAAAQSFAAYKGTVAKREIAAMLAQFSHESGSFCYKEEIARGRYCSPSTTYPCQPGKNYYGRGPIQITWNYNYGAAGKFLGLPLLKDPDMVARSPTVAFKCAMWFWNKNVRPVLSRGFGATTRRINGGECDGGRPAAVQSRVNHYLDFCKKLGVTPGTNLKC; encoded by the exons aTGGCAACACACAATGTTCTACTCAAAAACGCTCTCATGATTTTCCTCTTCACTTTAACCATCATGACAGAAACCGCATTTTCTCAGAACTGCGGTAAAACCGGTTGTAAAGGCAACATGTGCTGCAGCAGATGGGGATATTGTGGCACCACAAACGCTTACTGCGGCACGGGATGTCAGAGTGGACCTTGCAAATCCAAACCTAAACCTACTCCAACACCCAGCGGTAGCGGCGGTCTAAACGCTGGTCCTCGCGGTACCATAGCAAGCGTTGTTACCCCAGCGTTCTTCAACGGCATCATGAGTAAAGTCGGACGTGGTTGCCCAGCCAAAGGGTTCTACACTCGCCAGGCGTTCATCGCGGCCGCTCAATCGTTTGCAGCCTACAAAGGAACCGTTGCCAAGCGTGAGATTGCAGCCATGTTGGCTCAGTTCTCTCACGAATCTGGAA GTTTCTGCTACAAAGAAGAAATAGCTAGGGGAAGGTACTGCTCACCGAGCACAACGTACCCATGTCAACCGGGCAAGAATTACTACGGTCGTGGTCCAATCCAAATCACATGGAACTACAACTACGGTGCAGCCGGGAAGTTTCTTGGACTTCCTCTCTTGAAGGATCCAGATATGGTGGCTCGTAGCCCAACCGTGGCTTTCAAATGTGCCATGTGGTTTTGGAACAAAAATGTGCGTCCGGTTTTGAGCCGAGGATTTGGAGCCACCACGAGGAGGATCAATGGCGGTGAGTGTGACGGTGGACGTCCAGCCGCAGTGCAGAGTAGGGTTAACCATTACTTGGATTTCTGCAAGAAGCTTGGGGTCACTCCTGGAACCAACCTCAAATGTTGA
- the LOC111198520 gene encoding inactive endochitinase At2g43600-like → MADFTTNSIKRKKNMSNRNATVENALVFFLLAFAVMAKTVFSQNCQSTGCPGLKECCSSWGSCGIKDDQCGFWCFSGLCHLKNKSYGFNYNVSAGPRGPIESIVTPSLFKRIMSKVGNNCPAKGFYTHQAFISAVKSFQAYKGTVAKREIAAILTHFAHGSKGFCYKEDKARGRYCSPSKKYPCEPGKQYYGRGPLQSIRWNEYYGAAGIFLRLPMLKDPDMVAHSPEVAFKLALWFWTTNVRPALYLGFGETSKRVDGRLCDNLHPDDTKNLVKQYVDLCKILGVTPDEGLSC, encoded by the exons ATGGCTGATTTTACAACTAACTccatcaaacgaaaaaaaaatatgtcgaACCGAAACGCGACTGTTGAAAACGCTCTCGTGTTTTTCCTCCTCGCGTTTGCCGTCATGGCCAAAACCGTGTTCTCGCAGAATTGCCAAAGCACCGGGTGTCCAGGCCTCAAGGAGTGTTGCAGCTCGTGGGGTTCCTGTGGAATCAAAGATGACCAGTGTGGCTTTTGGTGCTTCAGTGGCCTTTGCCATCTCAAAAACAAATCATATGGATTCAACTACAACGTCAGCGCCGGTCCACGCGGTCCAATAGAGAGCATTGTCACACCATCGTTGTTCAAACGCATCATGAGCAAAGTAGGAAACAACTGCCCGGCAAAAGGGTTCTACACTCACCAGGCTTTTATCTCGGCGGTTAAATCGTTCCAAGCCTATAAAGGAACGGTGGCTAAGCGCGAGATAGCAGCCATATTGACTCATTTTGCTCACGGATCTAAAG gcttttgtTACAAAGAAGATAAAGCGAGAGGGAGGTACTGTTCTCCGAGCAAGAAGTACCCTTGTGAACCGGGAAAGCAATACTATGGTCGTGGTCCGCTTCAGTCAATCAGATGGAACGAGTACTATGGTGCAGCCGGCATATTCCTTAGGTTGCCTATGTTGAAAGATCCGGATATGGTGGCTCATAGCCCGGAAGTGGCTTTCAAATTGGCATTGTGGTTCTGGACCACAAATGTGCGTCCAGCTTTGTATTTAGGATTTGGAGAAACCTCGAAAAGAGTGGACGGTCGACTATGCGATAACTTACATCCTGACGATACTAAGAACTTGGTTAAGCAATACGTGGACTTGTGCAAGATCCTTGGGGTTACTCCTGATGAAGGTCTGTCTTGTTAA
- the LOC111214050 gene encoding endochitinase At2g43620-like codes for MATHQRVILFLFTLTIITKTVFSQHCSTTGCAGNLCCSRYGYCGTTSAYCGTGCRSGPCSSGPTPVSPTPTGGTGGLNAEPRDTIANVVTQSFFDGIMSKVGNGCPAKGFYTRQAFIDAAQSFPAYQGAVSKREIAAMLAQFSHESGSFCYKEEIARGRYCQASTVYPCQPGKDYYGRGPIQITWNYNYGAAGKFLGLPLLTDPDMVARSPEVAFKCAMWFWNQNVRPVLDQGFGATTRKINGGECNGRRPAAVQSRVDRYLEFCRTFGITPGTSLSC; via the exons atggctacTCATCAAAGAGTAATCCTCTTTCTTTTCACCTTAACCATCATAACCAAAACCGTGTTTTCACAACACTGCAGTACAACCGGTTGTGCGGGCAACCTATGCTGCAGTAGATATGGATATTGTGGCACCACATCTGCCTACTGCGGCACCGGGTGCAGAAGTGGACCTTGCAGCTCAGGACCCACACCTGTCTCACCAACTCCTACCGGCGGCACAGGCGGTCTAAACGCTGAGCCTCGTGATACCATTGCAAACGTTGTCACACAATCGTTTTTCGATGGTATCATGAGCAAAGTAGGAAACGGCTGTCCAGCAAAAGGGTTCTACACTCGTCAGGCTTTCATTGATGCAGCTCAATCTTTCCCAGCCTATCAGGGAGCCGTCTCTAAGCGTGAGATTGCGGCCATGTTGGCTCAGTTCTCACACGAATCTGGAA GTTTTTGTTACAAAGAAGAAATAGCGAGAGGAAGGTACTGCCAAGCTAGCACAGTATACCCTTGTCAACCGGGGAAGGACTACTACGGTCGCGGTCCGATCCAAATCACATGGAACTACAACTACGGCGCAGCAGGAAAGTTCCTTGGACTCCCTCTCTTGACTGATCCAGATATGGTGGCTCGTAGCCCTGAAGTTGCCTTTAAGTGTGCCATGTGGTTCTGGAACCAAAATGTTCGTCCGGTCCTGGACCAAGGCTTTGGAGCTACCACAAGGAAGATCAACGGTGGGGAATGCAACGGTCGGCGTCCTGCAGCGGTGCAAAGCAGAGTTGATCGCTACTTGGAGTTCTGTAGGACGTTTGGGATCACTCCTGGAACTAGTCTTAGTTGCTAA